The following are encoded in a window of Providencia rettgeri genomic DNA:
- the mutY gene encoding A/G-specific adenine glycosylase, which translates to MEAQQFSRAVLDWYHKYGRKTLPWQQEKSSYHVWLSEVMLQQTQVSTVIPYFEKFISRFEDITALANAPLDEVLHLWTGLGYYARARNLHKAAKVVASQYDGKFPTTFDDVLALPGVGRSTAGAILSLSQQQHYPILDGNVKRVLARAYAIGGWPGKKDVENRLWEISTDVTPRDGVEFFNQAMMDLGAMVCTRSKPKCELCPLNFGCIAYANNSWQEYPGKKPKQKIPEKSAWFLILQHDDNVWLEQRPPSGIWGGLFAFPQFGSCEQLTTWLAGSGLSHEAPEQLIAFRHTFSHFHLDIIPVKVKIQTFNSAMDEGKGLWYNLHLGATIGLAAPVESLLKQLALLPDI; encoded by the coding sequence ATGGAAGCTCAACAATTTTCACGTGCCGTGCTCGACTGGTATCACAAATATGGTCGCAAAACATTACCCTGGCAGCAGGAAAAATCCTCTTACCATGTGTGGCTATCCGAGGTCATGCTACAGCAAACCCAAGTCAGTACTGTTATTCCTTATTTTGAGAAGTTTATTTCTCGTTTTGAGGATATTACCGCCCTCGCCAATGCACCGTTGGATGAAGTTTTACATTTATGGACAGGTCTTGGCTATTATGCCCGTGCACGTAATTTACACAAAGCCGCGAAAGTCGTTGCCAGTCAGTATGATGGCAAGTTCCCGACAACTTTCGATGACGTGTTAGCCTTGCCGGGGGTTGGTCGCTCCACCGCAGGGGCTATTTTATCTTTATCCCAACAACAGCATTACCCTATTTTGGACGGCAATGTGAAACGCGTGTTAGCGCGGGCTTACGCCATCGGTGGCTGGCCGGGTAAAAAAGACGTCGAAAACCGTCTATGGGAAATAAGTACTGATGTCACGCCAAGAGATGGTGTGGAATTTTTTAACCAAGCAATGATGGACTTAGGTGCGATGGTTTGCACCCGCAGTAAACCGAAATGCGAGCTTTGTCCGCTAAACTTTGGCTGTATTGCCTATGCCAATAATTCATGGCAAGAATATCCGGGGAAAAAACCAAAGCAGAAAATTCCAGAGAAAAGCGCTTGGTTTTTGATTTTGCAACACGATGACAATGTGTGGCTAGAACAGCGTCCCCCATCAGGTATTTGGGGGGGATTATTTGCTTTCCCACAGTTTGGATCTTGCGAACAATTAACAACATGGTTAGCAGGTTCAGGGCTTTCCCATGAAGCTCCCGAGCAATTAATCGCCTTTCGCCACACATTTAGCCATTTTCATTTAGATATTATCCCTGTAAAGGTTAAAATTCAGACATTTAATTCTGCCATGGATGAAGGCAAAGGACTCTGGTATAACTTACACCTAGGCGCAACTATCGGCCTTGCCGCCCCAGTTGAAAGTTTATTAAAACAGCTCGCCTTACTACCTGATATTTGA
- the trmB gene encoding tRNA (guanosine(46)-N7)-methyltransferase TrmB: MINNVISPEYNEEGRVMRRVRSFVRRQGRLTKRQEDALEKEWAEMGIDFVNEPFDFAKVFSNSNPVTLEIGFGMGASLVTMASQNPQQNFLGIEVHAPGVGACLASAKEEKVSNVRVMCHDAIEVLDCMVPNESLAMVQLFFPDPWHKAKHNKRRIVQVPFAEKIRSKLVVGGVFHMATDWEPYAEHMLEVMTSVEGYKNLSPTGDYVPRPSSRPETKFEKRGQRLGHGVWDLMFERIK, encoded by the coding sequence ATGATCAATAATGTTATCTCCCCCGAATATAATGAAGAAGGGCGGGTTATGCGCCGTGTCCGTAGTTTTGTCCGCCGTCAAGGGCGTCTGACAAAACGTCAGGAAGACGCATTAGAAAAAGAATGGGCCGAAATGGGGATTGATTTTGTCAATGAACCCTTTGATTTCGCCAAAGTATTCAGTAACTCAAATCCAGTAACACTGGAAATTGGGTTTGGTATGGGTGCCTCATTAGTGACCATGGCATCGCAAAATCCACAGCAAAACTTTTTGGGTATTGAAGTGCATGCACCGGGGGTAGGGGCATGCTTAGCATCGGCAAAAGAAGAAAAGGTCAGCAATGTCCGTGTGATGTGCCATGATGCTATTGAAGTGCTGGATTGCATGGTGCCAAATGAGAGCCTTGCGATGGTTCAGTTATTTTTCCCTGATCCATGGCATAAAGCAAAACACAATAAACGCCGCATTGTTCAAGTGCCATTTGCTGAGAAAATTCGCAGTAAATTGGTGGTTGGCGGTGTTTTCCATATGGCGACAGATTGGGAGCCGTATGCAGAGCATATGCTTGAAGTCATGACGAGTGTCGAAGGGTATAAAAATTTATCACCAACAGGTGATTATGTTCCTCGTCCAAGCTCAAGACCTGAAACAAAATTTGAAAAGCGAGGCCAGCGGTTAGGGCACGGTGTATGGGATTTAATGTTTGAGAGGATCAAATAA
- a CDS encoding YggL family protein has product MAKQPRSRRLRKKMRLDEFQELGFTVKWSFKEGTPIEDVDTTVDQLIAEVIEPNGLAFEASGYLSWEGTVCLQKIGKCTEEHRQLVENWLKSKGMNDVIVSELFDVWWE; this is encoded by the coding sequence ATGGCTAAACAACCACGTAGTCGTCGTTTACGTAAAAAAATGCGCTTGGATGAATTCCAAGAGTTAGGTTTTACGGTTAAATGGAGCTTTAAAGAAGGTACACCGATTGAAGATGTTGACACCACCGTTGACCAACTGATTGCTGAAGTTATCGAACCAAATGGTTTAGCATTTGAAGCGAGCGGCTACCTGAGCTGGGAAGGGACTGTCTGCCTACAGAAAATTGGTAAATGTACCGAAGAACACCGTCAACTGGTAGAAAACTGGCTAAAATCAAAAGGAATGAACGACGTTATTGTTTCTGAACTGTTTGATGTTTGGTGGGAATAA
- the glsB gene encoding glutaminase B, which yields MSAMFSNQLLNDILDQVRPLIGQGCVANYIPALGCVPSHHLGIAVSTIEGDVFTAGDAHQRFSIQSISKVLSLTLAMTRYEENEIWRRVGKEPSGLPFNSLIQIEMEKGIPRNPFINAGAIVIADMLQSRLSAPKQRMLEFVRKLACEPDISYDTVVARSEMEHASRNAAIAYLMKSFGNFENDVLTVLETYFHYCSLSMSCVELARCFSYLTSQGISSCSIDPIITPLQSRQINALMMTCGMYDGSGEFAFRIGMPGKSGVGGGIVCVVPNQFTVAVWSPELDAAGNSLVGCAALELLSKRIGRSVF from the coding sequence TTGAGTGCTATGTTTTCTAACCAGCTACTTAACGACATTCTAGACCAAGTTCGACCGCTAATCGGTCAAGGTTGTGTTGCCAACTATATTCCTGCTTTAGGTTGTGTGCCTTCTCATCATCTCGGTATTGCCGTCTCCACCATTGAAGGTGATGTTTTTACTGCGGGGGATGCCCATCAACGTTTTTCCATTCAATCTATTTCGAAAGTGTTAAGCCTGACACTGGCTATGACACGCTACGAAGAAAATGAAATCTGGCGTCGTGTAGGCAAAGAGCCATCAGGGCTGCCGTTTAATTCATTAATTCAAATCGAAATGGAAAAAGGGATCCCTCGTAATCCCTTTATTAATGCAGGTGCAATTGTCATTGCAGATATGTTGCAGTCACGTCTTAGTGCACCAAAACAGCGTATGTTAGAGTTTGTCCGAAAGTTAGCCTGTGAACCGGACATTAGCTACGACACTGTTGTTGCTCGTTCTGAAATGGAGCACGCAAGTCGCAATGCGGCAATTGCATACTTAATGAAATCATTCGGCAATTTTGAAAATGATGTTTTGACAGTGCTGGAAACTTATTTTCATTATTGTTCTCTAAGTATGAGTTGTGTTGAATTAGCGAGATGTTTTTCTTATTTAACATCGCAAGGAATATCATCTTGCTCCATAGATCCCATTATCACCCCCTTACAATCAAGGCAAATTAATGCGTTGATGATGACATGTGGTATGTATGATGGCTCTGGTGAATTTGCATTTCGTATTGGAATGCCAGGGAAATCAGGTGTTGGTGGCGGTATTGTTTGTGTGGTTCCTAATCAATTTACCGTCGCAGTGTGGTCACCTGAACTTGATGCAGCAGGGAACTCTTTGGTAGGTTGCGCTGCTTTAGAGCTATTATCGAAACGAATTGGGCGTTCAGTTTTTTAA
- a CDS encoding DUF2884 family protein produces the protein MLRRTLVAFSLLASAASQAADYNCSVTPKDDIFMTPESVQVIGRSGDLVITPNGDITLNGKNIAATDAQKQQAIRYQSAIRNDLPWIKQESEKKLATSRETVDKVVVKVIGSDSNVRKRLTKLEKDLNAQINQIIETRPNGYVFHHEAMKNVEAKGKQLVNESLGGILQDSINEMGRKQLLSGGDANQALQGMLGNLGGLQKELETEWKKQEKSFQLFGVQVCSKVTSIEQQRVSLLNSLKAN, from the coding sequence ATGTTACGCCGTACATTAGTTGCATTTTCACTATTAGCAAGTGCCGCGAGCCAAGCTGCGGACTATAACTGCTCGGTAACACCGAAAGATGATATTTTCATGACGCCAGAAAGCGTGCAAGTTATTGGTCGCAGTGGCGATTTAGTGATTACACCAAATGGTGATATTACCTTAAATGGCAAAAATATTGCGGCGACAGATGCGCAGAAACAGCAAGCGATCCGTTATCAATCAGCTATTCGGAACGATTTGCCTTGGATAAAACAAGAGTCTGAGAAAAAATTGGCAACGTCACGTGAAACGGTAGATAAAGTGGTTGTGAAGGTGATTGGCAGCGACAGTAATGTGCGTAAGCGTCTCACTAAATTAGAAAAAGACCTGAATGCTCAAATCAACCAAATCATTGAAACTCGCCCAAATGGCTATGTTTTTCATCATGAAGCGATGAAAAATGTGGAAGCAAAAGGCAAGCAATTGGTGAACGAAAGTTTGGGGGGAATTTTACAAGATAGTATAAATGAAATGGGGCGCAAGCAACTGTTATCAGGCGGTGATGCCAACCAAGCGCTACAAGGTATGCTAGGTAATTTAGGTGGTTTGCAGAAAGAACTTGAAACAGAATGGAAAAAGCAAGAGAAAAGCTTTCAATTGTTTGGTGTTCAAGTGTGTTCAAAAGTGACGAGTATTGAGCAACAACGTGTTTCTTTATTAAATTCCCTTAAAGCAAATTAA
- a CDS encoding ABC transporter substrate-binding protein — protein sequence MKKFIPALLVSVLSFSAPLALGAESTVFTPNAVTAQSAEKVTIKHLSGETEVIKKPKKVVLFDFGVYDSMQKLGLGDNVVALPTANAPAYVKGSIPASMENAGGMKQPDLAKIEQLKPDLIVITGRQGKSYEALSKIAPTINLGSDSKHYIESVKANLMVLGDLYGNQKTVDEQIIQLDKTIADAQKKAADAKKKVLVLMHNDGKLIPSNQAVVYDVVKAQRAELPVDENADKSKRRVVDTKTIAQANPDVILIVDRSEAIGAGKLEKSVFEDTNIQETKAYKDGKITYLQSDLWYLSGGGFVSLTEQINAVVNAL from the coding sequence ATGAAAAAGTTCATTCCTGCTTTACTTGTTTCTGTATTGTCATTCTCTGCACCTTTAGCCCTAGGCGCTGAATCTACCGTTTTCACTCCAAATGCTGTCACTGCCCAAAGTGCTGAAAAAGTGACCATTAAGCATTTATCGGGAGAAACGGAAGTGATTAAAAAACCTAAAAAAGTGGTTTTATTTGACTTTGGTGTATACGACTCAATGCAAAAACTGGGTTTAGGCGATAACGTTGTGGCTTTACCTACCGCAAATGCCCCTGCTTATGTAAAAGGGAGCATTCCTGCTTCAATGGAAAATGCTGGCGGCATGAAACAGCCAGATCTTGCTAAAATTGAACAATTAAAACCGGATTTAATTGTGATCACGGGGCGTCAGGGGAAATCATACGAAGCATTATCCAAAATTGCGCCAACCATTAATTTAGGCTCTGATAGCAAACATTATATTGAGTCAGTGAAAGCCAACTTAATGGTGCTGGGGGACTTATACGGTAACCAAAAGACCGTTGACGAACAAATCATTCAGCTAGACAAGACCATTGCAGATGCTCAGAAAAAAGCGGCTGATGCTAAGAAAAAAGTGCTAGTGTTAATGCACAACGATGGCAAATTAATCCCAAGTAACCAAGCGGTAGTTTACGATGTGGTAAAAGCCCAACGGGCGGAATTACCGGTTGATGAAAATGCGGATAAATCTAAACGCCGTGTTGTTGATACCAAAACCATTGCACAAGCAAACCCTGATGTGATCTTAATCGTTGATCGAAGTGAAGCTATTGGTGCTGGGAAATTAGAAAAATCAGTTTTTGAAGACACCAACATTCAAGAAACAAAAGCGTATAAAGACGGTAAAATCACTTACCTACAATCTGATCTGTGGTACTTATCAGGTGGTGGGTTTGTTAGCTTAACAGAGCAAATTAACGCGGTGGTTAACGCACTTTAA